Proteins from one Sphingopyxis terrae subsp. terrae NBRC 15098 genomic window:
- a CDS encoding type IV secretion system DNA-binding domain-containing protein produces MKRNLVNFTRGSQLLGHFSFMFAAGLKGPLIIAAIGISWTSWWTISAGLSDHEAYLVWMRIYAAIYGFMEFDPAKQVALETGFGGTVQLPIIMLDAYPPVINAWDHLLDLLGDALVRSALLLVPAFVLFYWFAARFGSSSKERKHERGAMLVTLPELVDELRGHNQRERARELSSAMGWKWHLCSPKELSAAFPYRPSHLATVVYPWRLEQSHAMLIGTTGMGKTVAMSDMIAEARAKGQRCVVFDLTGAFIEHFYQADRDIILNPLDARCPQWSLFDECRTEGEFWAAAEALVPHDGGGEAQFWVIAARALFVEFCLKLVAEGRGTNAALARELMTADLSRVHAMMRGTIADPLTAPEAARMAESIRAVFNVNAKALKLLPTSGRRFSVRDWIEEGAHDDEGTNAKRSGSMVFISARYVDMSVCAQLLTLWLDTAMNTLMTMPRTKDLKCWFFIDELGALHRLPALEKGLQTARNFGGAIVTGIHAYAKLKEVYGENMAMTLASLARTKLILGTADRETATWCSDFIGHRQVRDMEEGYTYGYNNARDAVSLTPRKHIEPLLLPDQLMNLPRLSGFIKFPDGFPAAPVRLKPIDRERIAHVFVGRAKDRQPIRQVEGKSKGGVTDTNPPANQSEHPSSNDDGAGKPVVPKQGTLPLEPVVEADAKQSRQQAAKRAEKDIPDDPRKVSGKSGHRRKSPPEAHKATPRNSRPLLPTSAALRKGDHPDEKDPPNSVKEGRRSDLPRANPLSDKPQAVDRTAQRQREAEARKLMLEDGVPEQDQPSHEGPDLGDFEL; encoded by the coding sequence ATGAAGCGTAACCTCGTCAACTTCACGCGCGGAAGTCAGCTGCTCGGACACTTCAGCTTCATGTTTGCAGCAGGTCTCAAGGGGCCGCTGATCATCGCCGCCATCGGCATTTCCTGGACTAGCTGGTGGACCATTTCGGCAGGGCTGAGCGATCACGAAGCCTACCTCGTCTGGATGCGAATTTATGCTGCCATCTACGGCTTCATGGAGTTCGACCCGGCCAAACAGGTCGCACTCGAAACGGGGTTTGGAGGAACCGTCCAGCTCCCCATCATCATGCTCGATGCCTATCCGCCGGTGATCAATGCCTGGGATCATCTGCTCGACTTGCTGGGCGATGCTCTGGTGCGTTCGGCCTTGCTTCTCGTGCCGGCCTTCGTGTTGTTCTACTGGTTCGCAGCGCGCTTCGGCAGTAGTTCAAAAGAGCGCAAACATGAGCGCGGGGCCATGCTCGTGACACTACCCGAACTGGTCGATGAGCTGCGCGGGCACAACCAGCGCGAGCGCGCCCGTGAGCTTTCGAGCGCTATGGGTTGGAAATGGCATCTGTGTTCGCCCAAAGAACTGTCTGCTGCATTTCCCTACCGGCCCTCGCATCTTGCGACGGTTGTTTACCCTTGGCGGCTCGAACAGAGCCACGCCATGCTCATCGGGACCACCGGCATGGGCAAGACAGTCGCCATGTCGGACATGATTGCCGAAGCCCGCGCCAAGGGACAGCGCTGCGTCGTCTTCGACCTCACCGGCGCTTTCATCGAACACTTCTACCAGGCCGACCGGGACATAATTCTGAACCCGCTCGACGCGCGCTGTCCCCAATGGAGCCTCTTCGACGAATGCCGCACCGAAGGTGAATTCTGGGCGGCAGCGGAAGCCCTCGTACCCCATGACGGGGGCGGGGAGGCGCAGTTCTGGGTCATCGCGGCGCGTGCCCTATTCGTCGAGTTCTGCCTCAAACTGGTCGCTGAAGGACGGGGCACCAATGCTGCGCTTGCCCGCGAACTGATGACCGCTGATCTCTCGCGGGTCCACGCCATGATGCGAGGCACGATCGCTGATCCCCTGACTGCTCCTGAAGCCGCGCGCATGGCGGAATCGATCCGGGCAGTGTTCAACGTGAACGCCAAGGCGCTGAAGCTCCTGCCCACTTCCGGGCGCCGCTTTTCGGTCCGCGACTGGATCGAGGAGGGCGCCCATGACGACGAAGGCACTAACGCCAAAAGAAGTGGCTCGATGGTCTTCATCTCCGCGCGCTACGTCGACATGAGCGTGTGCGCGCAGCTGCTCACGCTGTGGCTCGATACGGCGATGAACACGCTGATGACGATGCCTCGCACCAAGGACCTCAAATGCTGGTTCTTCATCGACGAGCTGGGCGCGCTTCACCGGCTCCCCGCTCTCGAGAAAGGCCTGCAGACAGCGCGCAATTTCGGCGGCGCAATCGTCACCGGCATCCATGCCTACGCCAAGCTCAAGGAGGTCTACGGTGAGAACATGGCGATGACGCTTGCATCGCTTGCCCGGACCAAATTGATCCTCGGTACGGCAGACCGCGAGACAGCTACCTGGTGTTCCGACTTCATCGGGCATCGCCAGGTTCGCGACATGGAAGAGGGCTACACCTATGGCTACAACAATGCTCGCGACGCCGTCAGCCTGACGCCGCGCAAGCATATCGAGCCTTTGCTGCTGCCCGACCAGTTGATGAACCTGCCGCGCCTGTCAGGCTTCATCAAATTCCCCGACGGCTTTCCTGCAGCGCCGGTCCGTCTGAAGCCGATAGACCGGGAAAGAATTGCACACGTTTTCGTCGGTCGGGCCAAGGATCGACAGCCGATCCGGCAAGTCGAAGGCAAGAGTAAAGGCGGCGTGACAGATACCAATCCGCCAGCAAATCAGAGCGAACATCCCTCGTCGAACGACGACGGAGCAGGCAAGCCTGTCGTCCCAAAGCAAGGTACCCTTCCGCTAGAGCCGGTAGTCGAGGCGGATGCCAAGCAATCACGCCAGCAGGCGGCGAAACGGGCAGAAAAGGACATTCCCGACGACCCCAGGAAGGTGTCAGGCAAGTCTGGTCATCGGCGAAAATCGCCGCCCGAAGCGCACAAGGCAACGCCGCGCAATTCCCGTCCGTTGCTGCCAACGAGTGCGGCGCTCCGCAAAGGCGATCATCCCGATGAGAAGGATCCACCGAATAGCGTGAAGGAGGGACGCCGAAGCGACTTGCCACGTGCCAATCCGCTTTCGGATAAGCCGCAAGCCGTCGATCGGACAGCCCAGCGCCAGCGAGAGGCAGAAGCCCGCAAGCTCATGCTCGAAGACGGCGTTCCCGAGCAGGATCAGCCATCGCACGAGGGTCCCGACCTCGGCGATTTTGAACTGTGA
- a CDS encoding ribbon-helix-helix protein, CopG family: protein MTRPKSLQVHVTVELAERVRTAAKRRDISVSEWIRSLLSQACENDDLASKLETSVDRISRQSVFTMVGVDALLAGHADHSLRERAHQAYARKCKELGLSANAGEGGSDEA from the coding sequence ATGACACGGCCAAAATCTCTCCAGGTACATGTCACCGTCGAGCTCGCTGAGCGGGTTCGTACTGCAGCAAAGCGGCGCGATATAAGCGTCAGCGAATGGATCCGGTCGCTGCTTTCGCAGGCATGCGAAAACGACGATCTTGCATCCAAGCTCGAAACATCGGTCGACCGCATCAGCCGCCAATCGGTGTTCACAATGGTCGGCGTTGATGCCCTTCTCGCAGGGCATGCCGATCACAGTCTGCGTGAGCGAGCCCATCAAGCCTACGCGCGCAAATGCAAGGAACTGGGGCTCTCCGCAAACGCCGGCGAGGGAGGTTCCGATGAAGCGTAA
- a CDS encoding DUF6437 family protein yields the protein MLALSRVEGTNGQRKDNLMARSKPSARNALKKLREQREELDAQEARLRDEAAAELGKVLLECGAETIEPAQLKQLIRESLTIGIDDALKRLSPA from the coding sequence ATGCTGGCACTGTCGCGCGTGGAGGGGACCAACGGCCAGCGAAAGGACAATCTGATGGCCAGGTCCAAACCGAGCGCGCGTAATGCGCTCAAAAAACTGCGCGAGCAGCGCGAAGAACTCGATGCACAGGAGGCCAGGCTCCGTGATGAAGCGGCCGCCGAACTGGGCAAGGTTCTTCTCGAATGCGGAGCCGAGACGATCGAACCGGCGCAACTGAAGCAGCTCATCCGCGAATCGCTCACCATCGGGATCGACGATGCCCTCAAGCGGCTCTCCCCCGCCTGA
- a CDS encoding single-stranded DNA-binding protein gives MTNLVILVGRIARDPETRTTQGGTNITSISVVTDRPARKDGKTYKDENGYTAKDSEFHRVTCFNGLGQNVAKYCTKGQLVTVEGRIHYTQWEDQDGTKRYGCEIIADKVDFLTKGRASNNEGAPDIDED, from the coding sequence ATGACCAATCTCGTAATCCTCGTTGGCCGCATCGCCCGCGATCCCGAAACCCGTACGACCCAAGGCGGCACCAACATCACCTCGATCTCGGTCGTCACCGACCGTCCCGCCCGCAAGGACGGCAAGACCTACAAGGACGAAAACGGCTACACCGCCAAGGACAGCGAATTCCACCGCGTGACCTGCTTCAACGGGCTCGGCCAGAACGTCGCCAAGTACTGCACCAAGGGCCAGCTCGTGACGGTCGAGGGGCGCATCCACTATACGCAGTGGGAAGACCAGGACGGCACCAAGCGCTACGGCTGCGAGATCATCGCCGACAAGGTGGACTTCCTCACCAAAGGCCGGGCGTCGAACAATGAGGGTGCGCCCGACATCGACGAGGACTGA
- a CDS encoding DUF6915 family protein → MAHCYYHALSSVRKWGGVVDDYLPLHQWFDQSKAIFADPRHRALRHHAEGIFMLETLFGPTIVNADSRVVPVRLVGEQHVREDLGTIPSFADWGRLITPQDWMLRGHRLEEPMPLGTVETAAGGAFSGGLSSASGGASVVEI, encoded by the coding sequence ATGGCTCATTGCTATTATCACGCCCTATCGTCGGTTCGGAAATGGGGAGGGGTGGTGGACGATTACCTCCCGCTCCACCAATGGTTTGACCAGTCAAAGGCGATCTTTGCTGATCCGCGGCACCGGGCCCTTCGGCACCATGCCGAAGGCATCTTCATGCTCGAAACCCTGTTCGGGCCTACTATCGTCAACGCCGATAGCCGTGTTGTGCCCGTTCGCCTTGTAGGCGAACAGCACGTCCGCGAGGACTTGGGTACGATTCCTTCCTTTGCGGATTGGGGGCGCCTAATCACGCCCCAAGACTGGATGTTGCGGGGTCATCGTCTGGAAGAGCCTATGCCGCTTGGCACTGTGGAGACTGCTGCTGGCGGTGCGTTTTCAGGGGGTCTTTCGTCCGCTTCGGGAGGAGCGTCCGTAGTCGAGATATGA